From Bacteroidales bacterium:
TTATAAAAACACACCTCAAAAAGTTGAGGACATCACTTAATGGTAAGTTTATAGTATCGGCCATTAAAGGAATAGTTCCCGATGAAAATATGATAGTAACCGACTATCTAAAAGAGGTATATAAAGTAGAAGAGGAGAACCTTGCCGTAGTAGCAGGTCCATGCCATGCTGAGGAGGTAGCATTAGAAAGATTGTCGTATCTGACAGTAGGTTGTTCAAACTTGGAAAAAGCAGGTGCAATAGCAAAACTCCTAAGCAATCGTTTCTTGATAGCAAAAACCTCAACCGACGTTGTGGGAATAGAATATGCCGCAGTGCTTAAAAATGTATATGCCGTAGCCGCAGGAATCTGTCATGGGCTAAAACTTGGAGATAACTTTAAGGCAGTGTTAATGTCGAGTGCGATACGTGAAGTCAAACGTTTTATTGATGCAGTAAAACCTATGTCTGAACGAGAAATCTGCAAATCGGTATATTTGGGAGACCTTCTGGTAACAGGATATTCGCATTTCAGTCGAAACCATACCTTTGGAACAATGATAGGAAAAGGCTATTCGGTAAAGACGGCACAAATAGAGATGGAGATGATAGCCGAAGGATATTACGGAACAAAATGTATGCACGAAATAAACGAACGCTACAACGTAAATATGCCAATCCTTGAAGCCGTATATAATATTTTATATAATAGATTGCCTGTCTATTCGGTAATAAACCAACTAACACAAGAGATATAAAACTCTAAGAAATAAAAATTGAATAGGGAGGGCGTCAAAGATAAGAAAAAGATGC
This genomic window contains:
- a CDS encoding NAD(P)H-dependent glycerol-3-phosphate dehydrogenase, encoding MELPGKVAIIGGGTWATAIAKLVLTNVEEINWYMRRKDRIADFKRLGRNPVYLSSVKFDINRINFTSNLNEVIKKSDTLIFVTPSPFIKTHLKKLRTSLNGKFIVSAIKGIVPDENMIVTDYLKEVYKVEEENLAVVAGPCHAEEVALERLSYLTVGCSNLEKAGAIAKLLSNRFLIAKTSTDVVGIEYAAVLKNVYAVAAGICHGLKLGDNFKAVLMSSAIREVKRFIDAVKPMSEREICKSVYLGDLLVTGYSHFSRNHTFGTMIGKGYSVKTAQIEMEMIAEGYYGTKCMHEINERYNVNMPILEAVYNILYNRLPVYSVINQLTQEI